A portion of the Ptiloglossa arizonensis isolate GNS036 chromosome 11, iyPtiAriz1_principal, whole genome shotgun sequence genome contains these proteins:
- the LOC143152546 gene encoding E3 ubiquitin-protein ligase RNF14: MDSEKQKDEIIALESIYNAEEFSFQEENGCYQCSFRIFINLPTDYSITYKDSRHSKEPLQKVKVSHLPPLTLHVILPEDYPSVSPPKFTLYSSWLCISLLAELCKKLNELWEKNNGQEILFTWVGFIQTETLEFLSIQETVNISYVYTCYKEAVEMTQNTLKSKIKDSIDKEHTTEDAKSKVKTDVNIQYLSKQNLIHKNNSKQAIFDCRLGINPIQELIDYDEIRKQIEFNKNFYTCKICFMDKIGEHCTQFLPCSHVFCKDCITGYLEIRITDGNVQNICCPAEKCTSEITPAQIKDLVSSELFAKYDSKLLSVTLDTMMDIVYCPRRTCQYPVSREPDEEMANCPICRYAFCIHCRMVYHGIEPCKGYSAETYQLVADYQNASNDKKLQVEQRYGKKKLQMLIDNVKSENWIKTNSQKCPKCNAAIEKSDGCNKMVCWRCNTYFCWLCSNVLNRNTPYTHFRDTSSKCYDMLYYRVPEVNEVRDGDGNENEDGNENEDEDDNERCSFQHFACIYTYSCLYKRRKTTCIQLWSIIL; encoded by the exons ATGGATAGTGAAAAGCAAAAAGATGAGATCATTGCACTGGAAAGTATTTATAATGCAGAAGAATTTTCGTTCCAAGAGGAAAATGGTTGTTATCAATGTAGTTTTAGGATATTCATAAATCTTCCTACAGATTATTCAATAACTTACAAGGATTCCAGACATTCAAAAGAACCTTTGCAAAAGGTTAAAGTATCTCACTTGCCACCTTTAACATTACATGTCATTTTACCAGAAGATTATCCTTCTGTGTCGCCACCAAAATTTACTTTGTATTCATCTTGGTTGTGTATTTCATTGTTAGCTGAattatgtaaaaaattaaatgagCTCTGGGAAAAAAACAATGGAcaagaaattttgtttacatgGGTAGGTTTTATACAAACTGAAACCTTAGAATTTTTGAGTATACAAGAGACTGTTAATATAAGTTATGTGTACACATGTTATAAAGAAGCTGTGGAAATGACCCAAAATACtctgaaaagtaaaataaaagacaGTATAGATAAAGAACATACTACGGAAGATGCAAAGAGCAAAGTGAAAACAGATGTTAATATTCAATATCTGAGTAAACAGAATCTTATACACAAGAATAATAGTAAACAAGCTATTTTTGACTGTCGTCTTGGAATAAATCCTATTCAAGAATTAATTGATTATGATGAAATACGTAAACAGATTGaattcaacaaaaatttttacACTTGTAAGATATGTTTTATGGATAAAATAGGAGAACATTGTACACAGTTTTTACCATGTTCCCATGTATTTTGTAAAGATTGTATAACTGGTTACCTTGAGATAAGAATCACAGAtggaaatgtacaaaatatttgctGTCCTGCAGAAAAGTGTACTTCTGAAATAACTCCTGCTCag atAAAAGATCTAGTAAGTTCAGAGTTATTTGCAAAATATGATTCTAAACTACTAAGTGTCACATTGGATACTATGATGGATATAGTATATTGTCCAAGACGTACTTGTCAATATCCAGTTAGTCGTGAACCAGACGAAGAAATGGCAAATTGTCCAATATGTCGATATGCATTTTGTATACACTGCAGAATGGTATACCATGGTATAGAACCATGCAAAGGTTATTCag CTGAAACATATCAGTTGGTAGCTGATTATCAAAACGCCTCTAATGATAAAAAACTTCAAGTAGAACAACGTTATGGTAAAAAGAAGCTTCAAATGTTAATAGATAATGTAAAGTCCGAAAATTGGATTAAAACTAACAGTCAAAAGTGTCCTAAATGTAATGCTGCTATTGAG AAATCAGATGGCTGTAACAAAATGGTTTGTTGGCGTTGCAATACATACTTTTGCTGGTTATGCAGCAATGTTCTTAACCGCAATACACCATATACACATTTTCGAGATACGAGTTCGAAGTGTTACGATATGTTATATTATAGAGTACCAGAAGTAAATGAAGTTAGAGATGGAGATGGAAATGAAAATGAAGATGGAAATGAAAATGAAGATGAAGATGATAATGAG cgCTGCAGTTTTCAACATTTCGCGTGTATTTATACGTACTCGTGCCTGTACAAAAGACGTAAAACTACATGTATACAACTATGGAGCATTATTTTATAA
- the LOC143152547 gene encoding tubulin alpha-1 chain, giving the protein MRECISVHVGQAGVQIGNACWELYCLEHGIQPDGQMPSDKTIGGGDDSFNTFFSETGAGKHVPRAVFIDLEPTVVDEVRTGTYRQLFHPEQLITGKEDAANNYARGHYTIGKEIVDLVLDRIRKLADQCTGLQGFLIFHSFGGGTGSGFTSLLMERLSVDYGKKSKLEFAIYPAPQVSTAVVEPYNSILTTHTTLEHSDCAFMVDNEAIYDICRRNLDIERPTYTNLNRLIGQIVSSITASLRFDGALNVDLTEFQTNLVPYPRIHFPLVTYAPVISAEKAYHEQLSVSEITNACFEPANQMVKCDPRHGKYMACCMLYRGDVVPKDVNAAIATIKTKRTIQFVDWCPTGFKVGINYQPPTVVPGGDLAKVQRAVCMLSNTTAIAEAWARLDHKFDLMYAKRAFVHWYVGEGMEEGEFSEAREDLAALEKDYEEVGMDSAEGEGEGAEEY; this is encoded by the exons ATG cgTGAGTGTATCTCAGTTCATGTTGGACAAGCTGGAGTACAGATTGGCAATGCATGTTGGGAATTGTATTGCCTGGAACATGGCATCCAACCTGATGGCCAAATGCCATCTGACAAAACAATTGGAGGAGGTGATGACAGTTTCAATACCTTCTTTAGTGAAACTGGTGCAGGAAAACATGTACCCAGGGCAGTTTTTATTGACTTGGAACCTACAGTAGTTG atGAAGTACGTACTGGTACTTATCGTCAGCTGTTTCATCCAGAACAGTTGATCACTGGCAAGGAAGATGCAGCCAACAATTATGCACGAGGTCATTACACAATTGGAAAAGAAATCGTTGATCTTGTATTAGATCGTATTCGTAAATTGGCTGATCAATGTACTGGCCTTCAAGGTTTTCTCATTTTCCACTCATTTGGAGGTGGTACAGGTTCTGGATTTACATCTCTTTTAATGGAACGTCTCTCTGTTGATTATGGAAAAAAGTCAAAGTTGGAATTTGCTATTTATCCTGCACCACAAGTTTCCACTGCAGTTGTTGAACCATACAATTCAATTCTCACTACGCATACCACGCTTGAACATTCCGACTGCGCATTTATGGTTGACAATGAAGCCATTTACGATATCTGTCGTCGAAATTTGGATATTGAGAGACCTACTTATACAAACTTGAACAGACTGATTGGCCAAATTGTGTCCTCCATTACAGCTTCTCTGCGATTTGATGGTGCTCTTAACGTAGATCTAACGGAGTTCCAAACAAATTTAGTTCCTTATCCCAGAATTCACTTCCCGTTGGTAACATACGCGCCTGTCATTTCGGCAGAGAAGGCATATCATGAACAACTCTCTGTATCAGAGATTACAAACGCTTGTTTCGAGCCAGCGAACCAGATGGTGAAATGTGATCCACGTCATGGAAAATACATGGCCTGCTGTATGTTGTACAGAGGTGATGTGGTACCTAAAGACGTAAACGCGGCAATTGCCACCATTAAAACGAAACGCACCATTCAGTTTGTTGATTGGTGTCCCACTGGATTCAAAGTTGGCATTAATTACCAGCCACCGACTGTGGTGCCTGGTGGTGATCTTGCTAAGGTACAACGTGCCGTTTGTATGTTGTCTAATACCACTGCTATTGCGGAAGCCTGGGCTCGTCTCGATCACAAATTTGATCTAATGTATGCCAAACGAGCATTCGTCCACTGGTATGTTGGAGAAGGTATGGAAGAAGGCGAATTTTCCGAAGCTCGTGAAGATCTTGCAGCTCTCGAAAAGGATTACGAGGAAGTTGGAATGGATTCTGCTGAAGGTGAAGGAGAAGGTGCTGAAGAGTACTAA